One window from the genome of Terrimicrobium sacchariphilum encodes:
- a CDS encoding GntR family transcriptional regulator, with amino-acid sequence MSTNPLQHQTKYEHLADILKERLRSLPNGNRLPSVRSLMKRFQISQHTVMSALRILEDEHLISRRNGSGVFASPESRAATICFCRPHDINPLLDRNEQSLRTLCLERGWKLIVARFDAKQVHFLDEEISADAFILPPELVTFRSPLLGRLSNNRTPVVILGRDTGELGLDFVTGDEFPVIREFVTVLARHGHRHIAYLNCEPPFHEVKRRVDRFLETCQWLGLKSFPILEVHAQYGTDSIQRSEEFLTNYLESLSPHRLPFTALVTGSAAGSIPAFRAFYDAGVRIPRDLSLCCLGSDPRAKYTTPGLCNTATNNLELAAAAIRIVETRLAGSDAPLLSETIPYRIVWRESVGTAPKSGRTIRKKSSHPRLAGRKAAD; translated from the coding sequence ATGAGCACCAATCCCCTCCAGCATCAGACCAAGTACGAGCACTTGGCTGACATCCTGAAGGAAAGGCTTCGTTCCCTCCCGAACGGCAATCGACTCCCCTCCGTGCGTTCGCTCATGAAACGGTTCCAAATCAGTCAGCACACCGTGATGTCGGCGCTGCGGATTCTGGAGGACGAGCACCTCATTTCCCGGCGCAACGGCAGCGGCGTTTTTGCCAGCCCAGAGTCACGCGCAGCAACCATCTGCTTCTGTCGCCCTCATGACATCAATCCTCTGCTCGACAGAAATGAACAGTCCTTGCGAACGCTTTGCCTTGAGCGAGGATGGAAACTGATTGTTGCCCGTTTCGACGCGAAACAGGTTCACTTTCTAGACGAAGAGATCAGCGCGGATGCCTTCATTCTCCCGCCGGAGCTGGTTACCTTCCGATCCCCACTGCTTGGGCGCCTGAGCAACAACAGGACCCCGGTAGTGATTCTCGGACGAGATACGGGGGAGCTGGGCCTTGATTTTGTCACTGGAGACGAATTCCCCGTGATCCGCGAGTTTGTCACCGTCCTCGCCAGGCACGGCCATCGACACATTGCCTACTTGAATTGTGAACCGCCTTTCCATGAGGTAAAACGACGGGTCGATCGCTTTCTGGAGACCTGCCAGTGGCTGGGCCTGAAAAGCTTTCCCATCCTGGAAGTTCACGCGCAATACGGGACAGACAGCATCCAGAGATCAGAGGAGTTTCTTACCAACTACCTCGAAAGCCTGAGCCCCCATAGACTTCCGTTCACTGCTCTCGTGACAGGAAGTGCAGCGGGTTCCATCCCTGCATTCCGGGCTTTCTATGATGCAGGGGTCCGTATTCCTCGCGATCTCAGTCTTTGTTGTCTTGGCAGCGACCCCCGGGCCAAATACACCACCCCCGGGCTCTGCAATACGGCAACCAACAATCTGGAACTGGCTGCGGCGGCCATACGCATCGTGGAAACACGCCTGGCTGGAAGCGACGCTCCCTTGCTTAGTGAAACAATCCCTTACCGGATCGTCTGGCGAGAAAGCGTGGGGACAGCCCCCAAATCCGGAAGGACGATCCGGAAAAAATCTTCACATCCCCGGCTCGCGGGAAGAAAAGCGGCAGATTAG
- a CDS encoding HAD-IB family phosphatase, translated as MQRPAGILVSDFDGTISRKDFFDLVRARWPIPKDEDPWERYVSGEITHFQALALIFSRIRCSEAELLSLVDQMEVDPNFAATIRELQGQGWEVLVASAGCAWYIERLLAQAGISIQVYSNPGVFDPARGLIMSLPPASPFLDPGTGVNKLEITRDALRRCDCVAFAGDGRPDINPSLLVPEERRFARGWLADELTARKEGFVRFDSWTTIRDTLLC; from the coding sequence ATGCAACGCCCGGCTGGCATCCTGGTATCTGACTTTGACGGCACGATCTCCCGGAAGGATTTTTTTGATCTTGTGCGCGCCCGCTGGCCGATTCCCAAGGATGAAGACCCCTGGGAGCGTTATGTCTCCGGAGAAATCACCCATTTTCAAGCACTTGCGCTGATTTTCTCTCGCATCCGATGCAGCGAAGCCGAGCTTCTGAGTTTGGTCGATCAGATGGAGGTCGATCCCAACTTTGCGGCTACGATACGTGAACTCCAGGGCCAGGGATGGGAGGTGCTCGTCGCCTCGGCAGGATGTGCGTGGTACATCGAGCGACTTCTTGCCCAAGCAGGTATTTCGATCCAGGTATACAGCAATCCCGGTGTATTTGATCCCGCCCGGGGGCTGATCATGAGCCTGCCTCCAGCATCGCCATTCCTCGATCCGGGCACAGGTGTCAACAAGCTCGAGATCACCCGCGATGCACTGCGGAGGTGCGACTGCGTAGCATTTGCCGGGGATGGAAGACCCGATATCAATCCCTCGCTGCTGGTGCCGGAGGAGCGTCGCTTCGCTCGCGGCTGGCTGGCCGACGAACTGACTGCCCGTAAGGAAGGATTTGTCCGATTTGACTCCTGGACTACCATCCGCGACACGCTCCTATGCTAA
- a CDS encoding glycosyl hydrolase family 28-related protein — translation MKFPFLCALAVAGSASVLLAQETSWRSALYPTDWTPGFSDGSGHFLHDFSYAGYHRGEKPVPRIEGDVLDVTKPPYQADPTGVKDSTSEIQAALDAAGDSGGGVVFLPAGTYRIQPQGAANFVLRLRGNKTVLRGAGADKTFLFNDTPMMRGKVVIAVEPEKAMDWRDEGNGILASPLAQDVPNQAAEIVLKSVEGFSVGDLVVLRSDLTQRFIDEIEMTGKWQPAGAASPNRTLMFCRRVVGIDPAKSAVTLDVPVRYPVRVADLGRLVKIPGELISECGLEDFSIGMKQHSGVGTEEEDFNKPGTVGYDVHGACAISLRNAENCWIKGVKSYAPSGNDPNIHLLSSGIALRRSRFVTVEDCSLGFSQYKGGGGNGYLYTHNGQENLIINCRAEAGRHNYDFGTMACSGNVISGCYSKDGSHASDFHMFLSMSNLLDRMTCDGDFLEARYFRPWGGNPVHGVTTTQSVFWNSKGLKYSRERQALVWSQQVGNGYVIGTSGPCDKVDSDDYVEGVGKGDSLIPASLYQDQLQRRLKAAK, via the coding sequence ATGAAGTTCCCCTTTCTGTGCGCTCTCGCCGTGGCCGGTTCGGCCTCTGTCCTCCTGGCTCAGGAAACCTCCTGGCGCTCGGCTTTGTACCCGACGGATTGGACCCCCGGCTTTAGTGATGGTTCAGGCCATTTTTTGCATGATTTCTCCTACGCGGGATACCATCGCGGTGAGAAGCCCGTGCCCCGGATCGAGGGGGATGTCCTCGACGTGACGAAGCCTCCCTATCAGGCGGACCCGACCGGGGTGAAGGATTCGACAAGCGAAATCCAGGCGGCGCTTGACGCGGCGGGGGATTCCGGTGGAGGGGTGGTGTTTCTGCCTGCGGGTACCTATCGTATCCAGCCGCAGGGAGCAGCCAACTTTGTGTTGCGGCTTCGCGGCAACAAGACAGTCCTGCGCGGAGCAGGCGCGGACAAGACTTTCCTCTTCAACGATACGCCGATGATGCGCGGCAAGGTGGTGATCGCGGTGGAGCCGGAGAAAGCCATGGATTGGAGGGACGAGGGTAATGGCATCCTCGCCAGTCCGCTCGCCCAGGATGTCCCGAATCAGGCTGCGGAGATCGTTTTGAAAAGCGTGGAGGGGTTTTCAGTAGGTGATCTTGTGGTTCTGCGGAGCGACCTTACCCAGCGCTTCATTGATGAGATTGAGATGACGGGCAAGTGGCAGCCGGCTGGCGCAGCTTCCCCAAACCGCACGCTGATGTTCTGTCGTCGTGTCGTGGGAATCGATCCCGCCAAATCGGCCGTGACGCTCGATGTCCCGGTCCGTTATCCGGTGCGCGTTGCGGATCTAGGCCGTTTGGTGAAGATCCCTGGCGAACTCATTTCAGAATGTGGATTGGAGGATTTCTCGATCGGCATGAAACAGCATTCCGGTGTGGGAACGGAGGAAGAGGATTTCAACAAGCCCGGCACCGTGGGATATGACGTTCATGGTGCTTGCGCGATCAGCCTTCGCAATGCCGAGAACTGCTGGATCAAGGGCGTAAAATCCTATGCTCCCTCTGGCAACGATCCGAATATTCATCTGCTATCGAGTGGGATCGCGCTACGTCGTTCGCGGTTTGTCACCGTGGAGGATTGTTCGTTGGGCTTTTCCCAATACAAAGGCGGCGGTGGCAATGGCTACCTGTACACGCACAATGGTCAGGAAAACCTGATCATCAACTGCCGCGCCGAGGCCGGGCGGCATAACTACGACTTTGGTACCATGGCTTGCAGCGGCAACGTCATTTCTGGCTGCTATTCCAAGGACGGCTCTCATGCATCGGACTTTCACATGTTCCTTTCCATGTCGAATCTCCTCGACCGGATGACCTGCGATGGAGACTTCCTTGAGGCGCGATACTTTCGGCCCTGGGGTGGAAATCCCGTGCATGGCGTGACGACCACGCAGTCGGTCTTCTGGAATTCCAAGGGATTGAAATACTCCAGGGAACGCCAGGCGCTCGTATGGTCCCAGCAGGTCGGAAACGGCTATGTCATCGGAACCAGCGGTCCCTGCGACAAGGTGGACTCCGATGATTATGTCGAGGGTGTAGGCAAAGGCGATTCCCTCATCCCGGCGTCGCTCTATCAGGATCAGCTACAGCGTCGCCTGAAGGCGGCGAAATAA
- a CDS encoding DUF2334 domain-containing protein codes for MKFLLPAFLALAAFTTGFGQAPVNPGFEDGATGWSLDPMSTVVPEAANTGKIGLRITDNSPDAGSSATSGRIPVTPGAMVELRFQARTETAGFIGVYLFFYDQAGKLIKEESQRAGAGHPVVGVSKADGQWSPYGLKATVPPEAASVAIWVHSFGKAVGSADFDDFVFEGASGAASAAVQTPPPQPRAPVVIPSRAKPPLIVIKVDDFRPINGGNLHGIWIKVVDYLASKNAKVSIGVNPEKLNEASPALIEWVKKQHASGEVEFWFHGWDHAMHEVDGVKYNEFNKRPYEEQKKRFDDGQAITKEKFGFAYNTFGPPGGASNGFGDANTYQVMADEPDMKVWLYPQPMDKAALDLQAGGKVTVLDRVWAVNLESKVGQPDFQRFLEGYAKNPDREYFVLQGHPMSWGTPEKWAEFTKIIDFLVEQKAEFLTPSELAARVKSAN; via the coding sequence ATGAAATTCCTCCTCCCCGCATTTCTCGCGCTCGCCGCGTTCACCACTGGCTTCGGCCAGGCTCCCGTCAACCCCGGCTTTGAAGACGGCGCGACCGGCTGGTCGCTCGACCCCATGTCGACCGTCGTCCCAGAAGCAGCCAATACAGGAAAGATCGGACTCCGCATCACCGACAACAGTCCCGACGCAGGCTCCTCCGCCACGAGCGGCAGGATCCCGGTGACGCCCGGAGCGATGGTGGAACTTCGTTTCCAAGCGCGCACTGAGACTGCGGGGTTCATCGGCGTGTACCTCTTTTTCTACGATCAGGCGGGCAAGCTGATCAAGGAGGAGTCGCAGCGCGCGGGTGCCGGCCATCCCGTGGTCGGCGTCAGTAAAGCCGACGGCCAGTGGAGCCCGTATGGGCTGAAAGCCACCGTTCCGCCCGAGGCCGCGAGTGTCGCGATCTGGGTTCACTCGTTCGGCAAGGCAGTTGGTTCCGCGGACTTTGATGATTTCGTTTTTGAAGGAGCCAGTGGGGCGGCATCTGCCGCAGTCCAGACTCCTCCTCCGCAGCCCCGAGCTCCTGTCGTCATTCCTTCGCGTGCCAAGCCTCCGCTCATCGTGATCAAAGTCGACGATTTCCGCCCGATCAACGGTGGCAACCTCCACGGCATCTGGATCAAGGTCGTGGACTATCTTGCCTCCAAAAACGCCAAGGTCAGCATCGGCGTGAATCCCGAGAAACTCAACGAGGCTTCTCCCGCTCTGATCGAGTGGGTGAAAAAGCAGCATGCCTCCGGCGAGGTGGAGTTCTGGTTCCATGGCTGGGATCACGCCATGCATGAGGTCGACGGCGTGAAGTACAACGAGTTCAACAAACGCCCCTACGAGGAACAAAAGAAGCGATTCGACGACGGGCAAGCGATTACGAAGGAGAAGTTCGGTTTCGCCTACAACACCTTTGGCCCTCCCGGAGGTGCCAGCAACGGCTTTGGCGATGCCAATACATACCAGGTCATGGCGGACGAACCCGACATGAAGGTCTGGCTCTACCCCCAGCCGATGGACAAAGCCGCACTCGACCTCCAGGCTGGAGGCAAGGTCACCGTGCTGGATCGCGTCTGGGCCGTGAATCTGGAGTCCAAGGTCGGCCAGCCGGATTTCCAGCGCTTCCTCGAAGGTTATGCCAAGAATCCGGACCGCGAATACTTCGTCCTTCAGGGCCATCCCATGTCCTGGGGTACGCCGGAAAAATGGGCGGAGTTCACCAAGATCATCGATTTCCTCGTCGAGCAGAAAGCCGAGTTTCTAACTCCCTCCGAACTCGCCGCACGAGTAAAGTCGGCCAACTAA
- a CDS encoding NAD(P)-dependent oxidoreductase, which translates to MEVSDATIKTHRNGVSPVAQHVVLAMTEDEKGLFFRNSPFGLKHSAVRESWLDTSLVDAETIEDALKTMKPTILVTAWSCPRLPEAWGQEPDFPIRYVCSVTGSVKPRVPRSWIEDGVIVTNWGAMASTAVAEHAFLMVLALLRSLPLWEDCMADETSMFEMMPRLRTRVLRGKRVGLHGFGAVARELAAILRPFHADVAAYSHGVPHAMMEEFGVTPCLDLRSLFARSEILIECEGLNERSLNSVTEELLRLLPQDGVFVNVGRGAVVDESALIKLAAEGRLRIGLDVFRHEPLPAGSPLRGQPGILLSPHVAGPTWETYPHCGQEAMRNLQRYLRGEKVENRVTLEVYDRAT; encoded by the coding sequence ATGGAAGTGAGCGATGCAACCATCAAGACGCACCGGAACGGCGTGTCACCCGTAGCGCAGCATGTCGTGCTCGCGATGACGGAGGATGAAAAAGGGTTGTTCTTTCGAAATAGCCCCTTTGGCCTGAAGCATTCCGCCGTACGCGAGAGCTGGCTGGATACGTCGCTCGTCGACGCGGAGACGATCGAGGATGCGCTGAAGACGATGAAGCCGACGATCCTCGTCACGGCATGGAGTTGTCCCCGGCTGCCGGAGGCATGGGGGCAGGAGCCGGACTTTCCCATCCGCTACGTTTGCAGCGTCACCGGGTCGGTGAAGCCACGGGTGCCTCGCTCCTGGATTGAGGACGGCGTGATCGTGACCAATTGGGGAGCCATGGCCAGCACGGCCGTGGCGGAGCATGCTTTTCTCATGGTGCTCGCGCTGCTGCGCTCGCTCCCGCTCTGGGAGGACTGCATGGCAGATGAAACCTCGATGTTTGAGATGATGCCGCGCCTGCGCACGCGAGTGCTGCGCGGGAAACGGGTCGGTCTCCATGGCTTTGGCGCGGTGGCGCGCGAACTCGCGGCCATACTTAGGCCTTTTCATGCCGATGTTGCAGCATATTCCCACGGCGTGCCGCATGCGATGATGGAGGAGTTTGGCGTCACGCCATGCCTGGACCTTCGCTCGCTTTTTGCCCGGAGCGAGATCCTTATCGAGTGCGAAGGACTCAACGAACGAAGCCTCAACTCGGTCACGGAGGAATTGCTGCGCCTGCTGCCGCAGGACGGGGTTTTTGTTAATGTCGGTCGCGGGGCTGTCGTCGATGAGAGCGCGCTGATCAAACTCGCTGCCGAGGGTCGCCTCCGGATCGGGCTGGATGTGTTTCGGCACGAACCTCTACCGGCAGGCTCCCCGTTGCGCGGGCAACCGGGTATCCTGCTTTCGCCTCATGTTGCCGGGCCGACCTGGGAAACCTATCCCCACTGCGGCCAGGAGGCTATGAGGAACCTGCAGCGCTACCTGCGCGGCGAGAAGGTCGAGAACCGCGTGACGCTGGAGGTTTACGACCGCGCGACTTAG
- a CDS encoding MFS transporter, producing the protein MNVTVSPPTPEHSAPAHQRVWQAGTLVYTSTGIVILFAWLLLGDFAWSMRDRSVGPMAQWYLSQLNVPNILFGLLISSFPALIGLILGPVISVKSDRHRGRFGRRIPFLLITTPLAAAGMIGLGFTPILARWVHAHFPNESEMLVSLICFGVFWAAFEVATIAGQAVFGGLVNDVVPTPLLGRFYGLFRAVSLIDGMIFNYWIFGLVPHHFTLILVTVGIFYGVAFFWVCLRVKEGEYPPAPPMEPGRRGAVGEMKTYFRECFSQPYFLAVFVMLMAAGLTFSPVNTFSIPYAKSLGVDMDMFGKSLALTFAISLCLAYFLGWLVDLFHPLRMVMFCLIGYAAVAIWGAVFARTADTFLVGWVLHGVLSGCYFTCAASLGQRLFPRIKFAQFASASGIVMSLATMTLSPAMGVLIDQTHNTYRYTFAIGAGLATFALVAAGFVYRSLMRRGGLDKIPE; encoded by the coding sequence TTGAACGTCACGGTCTCTCCCCCAACACCCGAGCATTCCGCGCCGGCCCACCAGCGTGTCTGGCAGGCGGGTACGCTGGTTTATACCTCGACGGGCATCGTCATTCTCTTTGCCTGGCTGCTTCTTGGTGATTTCGCCTGGTCGATGCGCGACCGTTCCGTGGGTCCGATGGCCCAGTGGTATCTGAGTCAGTTGAATGTCCCCAACATTCTGTTCGGGCTGCTCATCAGTTCCTTTCCCGCGCTGATCGGGTTGATTCTCGGTCCGGTGATCAGCGTGAAGTCAGATCGTCATCGCGGAAGGTTTGGACGGCGCATTCCGTTTCTGCTTATCACCACGCCCTTGGCGGCGGCGGGAATGATCGGCCTGGGATTCACGCCGATCCTCGCGCGCTGGGTTCACGCCCATTTCCCGAACGAGAGCGAGATGCTTGTCTCACTCATCTGCTTCGGCGTCTTCTGGGCAGCCTTTGAGGTGGCCACCATCGCCGGGCAGGCGGTTTTTGGAGGATTGGTCAACGATGTGGTGCCGACGCCGCTGCTGGGGCGATTTTATGGGTTGTTCCGGGCGGTGAGCCTCATCGACGGAATGATCTTCAACTACTGGATATTCGGGTTGGTGCCCCATCATTTCACCCTCATTCTCGTGACGGTGGGCATCTTTTACGGAGTGGCCTTCTTCTGGGTTTGCCTGCGGGTCAAGGAGGGTGAGTACCCTCCGGCGCCGCCGATGGAACCCGGCAGGCGCGGGGCGGTCGGCGAGATGAAGACCTATTTTCGCGAGTGCTTCAGCCAGCCGTATTTTCTGGCGGTCTTTGTCATGCTGATGGCGGCAGGGTTGACCTTTTCGCCGGTGAACACCTTTAGTATTCCCTACGCCAAGAGCCTGGGTGTTGACATGGATATGTTTGGCAAATCGCTTGCGCTTACCTTTGCGATTTCGCTTTGCCTGGCCTATTTTCTCGGCTGGCTGGTCGATCTCTTTCATCCGCTGCGGATGGTGATGTTCTGCCTGATCGGCTATGCGGCGGTGGCGATCTGGGGAGCTGTCTTTGCCCGCACGGCGGATACCTTTCTCGTGGGCTGGGTGCTGCACGGAGTGCTCTCGGGCTGCTATTTTACCTGTGCGGCATCGCTCGGCCAGCGGTTGTTTCCGCGCATCAAATTTGCCCAGTTTGCCTCTGCCTCGGGCATCGTGATGTCGCTGGCTACCATGACGTTATCGCCCGCTATGGGAGTCCTCATCGACCAGACGCATAATACCTACCGATACACCTTTGCCATCGGAGCCGGTCTGGCGACCTTTGCCCTGGTGGCGGCGGGTTTTGTCTATCGCAGCCTCATGCGCCGCGGCGGCCTCGACAAGATCCCGGAGTAA
- a CDS encoding iron-containing alcohol dehydrogenase family protein: protein MLNQRQTAIPTLVRVKPGALERVGIYATRHAFRRVALFYSKDIVEALHDVLTTSLVADRIAIVSQIPVESASFEDAAEFAVTLPSRVDAIIGFGGGKALDVAKYVAFLSRLPYIAVPTSLSNDGICSPQSSLTVEGKRRSFPSSMPMGVVLDTEVCLGAPAILWHSGVGDLVAKFTAVADWKLAFHAKGEPVDDFAALLSDASVYQFIGRPKHDLEGMRLLGSALLLNGISMAICGSSRPASGSEHLISHALDGLSQRPRLHGLQVGVASYLMSIIQGQGATETIAGLFDATGFWQAIESDRFDRSEWLEAARIAPTIKADFYTILSSRNCMPAIEHALATDPWLHRCFHS, encoded by the coding sequence ATGCTAAACCAGCGACAGACCGCCATCCCCACCCTCGTCCGGGTCAAGCCTGGCGCCCTCGAGCGCGTCGGCATTTATGCCACCCGGCACGCCTTTCGCCGCGTGGCCTTGTTTTACAGCAAAGACATAGTCGAGGCGTTGCACGACGTCCTCACCACGTCTCTGGTCGCCGATCGTATCGCCATCGTCAGTCAGATCCCGGTGGAGTCGGCCAGTTTTGAGGATGCTGCGGAGTTTGCCGTCACCTTGCCATCGCGTGTGGATGCCATCATCGGATTCGGAGGAGGCAAGGCGCTCGACGTCGCGAAATACGTCGCGTTTCTCTCCCGCCTGCCCTACATCGCCGTACCGACATCCCTCTCCAACGACGGCATCTGCAGCCCGCAGTCCAGTCTCACAGTGGAGGGCAAGCGCCGTTCCTTCCCCTCCAGCATGCCGATGGGTGTCGTCCTGGACACCGAGGTATGTCTCGGCGCCCCTGCGATCCTGTGGCACTCCGGCGTCGGCGACCTCGTCGCAAAGTTCACCGCTGTAGCGGACTGGAAACTCGCCTTTCATGCCAAGGGCGAGCCAGTCGACGATTTTGCCGCTCTGCTCTCCGACGCCAGCGTTTATCAATTCATCGGCCGGCCAAAGCACGATCTCGAGGGCATGCGCCTCCTGGGTTCCGCCCTGTTGCTGAATGGCATCTCGATGGCCATCTGCGGATCTTCCCGCCCAGCCAGCGGCAGTGAGCACCTCATTTCCCATGCCCTCGATGGACTCAGCCAGCGTCCGCGCCTCCATGGTTTGCAGGTCGGCGTGGCCTCCTACCTGATGAGCATCATCCAGGGGCAGGGAGCCACGGAAACAATCGCCGGGCTTTTTGATGCCACAGGATTCTGGCAGGCCATCGAGTCAGATCGTTTTGACCGCTCCGAGTGGCTGGAGGCCGCCCGCATCGCCCCCACGATCAAGGCCGACTTTTACACCATCCTCTCATCACGCAACTGCATGCCCGCCATCGAGCACGCCCTTGCCACCGATCCGTGGCTGCATCGCTGCTTCCACAGCTAG
- a CDS encoding LacI family DNA-binding transcriptional regulator encodes MSTSPRVTIRDIARKAHMHFTTVSLALRNSPKLKIETREKIQKLAESMGYRPDPMLAALNAYRQANRPVHYQASLAWVHNWANPENLYGCEEFNQYYMGACDRAAERGYNIEEFALAKDGITIERLHRILRARNIQGTLLAPQPSAKSFLDLRYDELSAVAFGFSMRPAVLHLVTNHHYHTMMMLMEKVLEFGYRRPGLCIPRDWNYKVDCAWQSVFLLFLDEHPELARIPIYWATWDATQDAGLAAWIGENRPDVILAFNEAKKAVENVGYRIPEDVAFASAFLNKDESIMSGVHQSDYLIGQKAVDMVIDMLHRGETGIPGTPVRMLVEGEFYLGTTMPDLRKVDKSADQAGKKNAAKSRGRKPPASRGSRPSRRAGSAAGSS; translated from the coding sequence ATGTCGACCAGCCCCCGCGTTACGATCCGCGACATTGCCCGCAAGGCTCACATGCATTTCACAACGGTCAGCCTGGCGCTGCGCAACAGTCCCAAGCTGAAGATCGAGACCCGGGAGAAAATCCAGAAGCTGGCGGAGTCGATGGGATATCGCCCCGATCCGATGCTGGCGGCATTGAATGCCTACCGGCAGGCGAATCGGCCGGTGCATTATCAAGCCTCGCTCGCCTGGGTGCACAACTGGGCCAATCCCGAGAATCTTTACGGCTGCGAGGAGTTCAACCAATATTATATGGGTGCGTGCGACCGCGCAGCCGAGCGCGGGTACAATATCGAGGAGTTTGCACTGGCCAAGGACGGCATCACAATCGAGCGTCTGCACCGCATCCTGCGCGCCCGCAACATCCAGGGCACGCTGCTTGCCCCGCAGCCCTCAGCGAAGAGCTTTCTCGACCTTCGTTATGACGAGCTTTCGGCCGTGGCCTTCGGCTTCAGTATGCGCCCTGCCGTGTTACATCTGGTGACCAACCACCACTATCACACGATGATGATGCTGATGGAAAAGGTGCTGGAGTTTGGCTATCGCAGGCCGGGGCTGTGCATCCCTCGTGATTGGAACTACAAAGTCGACTGCGCCTGGCAGAGTGTCTTCCTGCTTTTCCTGGATGAGCACCCTGAGCTCGCCCGTATCCCGATCTACTGGGCGACATGGGACGCCACCCAGGATGCCGGCCTGGCTGCATGGATCGGCGAAAATCGACCTGACGTGATCCTCGCCTTCAACGAAGCCAAGAAAGCGGTCGAAAACGTCGGCTACCGAATTCCTGAAGACGTCGCCTTTGCCAGCGCTTTTCTAAACAAGGATGAAAGCATAATGAGCGGCGTGCACCAGAGCGACTACCTTATCGGCCAGAAGGCTGTCGACATGGTAATCGACATGCTGCATCGCGGTGAAACCGGCATACCGGGCACTCCAGTGCGCATGTTGGTCGAGGGAGAGTTCTATCTGGGAACGACCATGCCCGACTTGAGAAAAGTCGACAAATCCGCCGACCAGGCAGGCAAAAAGAACGCCGCTAAGTCGCGCGGTCGTAAACCTCCAGCGTCACGCGGTTCTCGACCTTCTCGCCGCGCAGGTAGCGCTGCAGGTTCCTCATAG
- a CDS encoding substrate-binding domain-containing protein, protein MLETGPQYKRVAKLIKKRILHGDYSIKSIPSERQIARELNVNFMTVRRGLQLLVDDGLIERRRGRMRVRDDGKGSRRIVRVALLVPILASSRVDELRVATEIAAESRGISVRTVIYVHWDDPVLLDAVQGFDGAFIVPPEEPVSPEVLKVVRNASLRVVVLDQNLSGFGLPSILQFPTNCGQVVLDHLASLGRSRIACLNTQPEHTPVLERIDLWRYWMAAHGFRGKLYNRPVKSGEVTSTAALRYMKEILETGMDADAIFCITAAAAVGVLRALADSRRKVGAEFPVAAFSGEGIAELLNPTLTSLKSPDIGPYLKCCLDWMLAGDEPWDGPLIMAPSEIPLFFGESTGGSGG, encoded by the coding sequence ATGTTGGAGACGGGTCCCCAGTATAAACGAGTCGCCAAATTGATAAAAAAGCGGATTCTTCACGGAGACTACTCCATCAAATCCATCCCCTCGGAGCGTCAAATCGCAAGAGAGCTGAATGTCAATTTCATGACGGTTCGCCGGGGTCTTCAATTGTTGGTGGACGACGGTTTGATTGAACGACGCCGGGGAAGGATGAGGGTCAGGGATGACGGAAAGGGAAGCCGGCGGATTGTAAGGGTTGCGTTGTTGGTCCCGATCCTCGCTTCCTCTCGGGTCGACGAATTGCGCGTAGCCACCGAGATTGCCGCCGAGAGTCGCGGTATATCCGTCCGGACCGTAATCTATGTTCACTGGGACGACCCGGTCTTGCTGGATGCGGTTCAGGGATTTGATGGTGCTTTTATCGTTCCTCCGGAGGAACCTGTTTCACCGGAGGTCCTGAAGGTTGTCCGAAACGCCTCCTTACGGGTGGTCGTGCTTGATCAAAACCTGAGCGGATTTGGGCTGCCTTCTATTCTTCAATTTCCGACCAATTGCGGACAGGTCGTGCTTGATCATCTGGCCTCGCTGGGGCGATCCCGCATCGCCTGCTTGAACACTCAACCGGAACATACTCCGGTCCTGGAGCGGATTGACCTTTGGCGCTACTGGATGGCGGCCCATGGCTTCCGGGGCAAACTCTACAACCGACCGGTAAAGTCCGGCGAGGTTACTTCGACGGCAGCATTACGCTACATGAAAGAAATCCTCGAAACCGGCATGGATGCCGACGCCATTTTTTGTATCACCGCCGCTGCGGCGGTGGGCGTCCTACGGGCTCTTGCCGATTCGCGTCGCAAGGTCGGGGCCGAGTTTCCGGTGGCGGCTTTTTCCGGGGAAGGAATCGCAGAGCTTTTGAACCCGACCCTGACCAGTCTGAAGTCCCCGGATATTGGTCCCTATCTGAAATGCTGTCTGGATTGGATGCTCGCTGGGGATGAACCTTGGGACGGTCCCTTGATCATGGCTCCGTCGGAAATCCCCTTGTTTTTTGGAGAGTCGACCGGCGGATCGGGGGGGTGA